Within Nitrospira sp. MA-1, the genomic segment GCAGGGCGGTACATGGAAGAGTACCAGGCTATCCGACGCAAGTATTCGATTTTAGAAGTATGCAAAACACCGGCGTTAGCTGCCGAAGTCACCCTTCAACCGATTAATCGCTTTGATCTGGATGCGGCAATAATTTTTGCGGATATTTTATTGCCCCTCCAAGCCATGGGATTAAACCTGGAATTTGTTGAGGGGAAGGGTCCGGTTATTGATAATCCGATACGAGGTGAGATGGGCATTGTGGACCTGCGTCAGGTCGATGGGGAGGCCTTCGCTTATGCCGGGGAAGCCATTCGCCAGACACTTCAGGCCCTCGATAATCGAGTCCCCTTACTTGGATTTGCCGGGGCGCCGTTCACGTTAGCCAGTTACGCCATTGAGGGCGGAAGCTCACGTGACTATGCCCGAACCAAACATTTGATGTTCTCGCAGCCAACCGTGTGGCATCAATTAATGTCCAAACTGTCTGTGGTTGTCGTGGAATATCTACGGGTGCAAAGTCGAGCAGGCGCCCAAGCTATTCAGCTTTTTGATAGTTGGGTCGGAAGCTTAAGTCCTGGCGATTATGAAGAATATGTCCTTCCTCATGTTCAAAATATTTTTTCAGCCCTACGCGTTGAAGGGATTCCCCTTATCTATTTTGGAACAGGGACGACTGGGCTTCTTCCACTTATGCGAAAGGCTGGAAGCGATGTCATGGGCGTCGACTGGCGTGTTCGTTTGGATGAAGCATGGAGGACCATTGGGTTTGATGTGAGTATTCAAGGTAATCTGGACCCCCTGGTACTGTTTGCCCCTGAAAAAGAAATCGAGCGTCGGGTGAAGGATATTATGCAGCAAGCTGGCGGCCGACCCGGTCACATATTTAATTTAGGTCACGGAATTCTTCCTAATACCCCTTTGCACAGCGTTGAATTTGCCATTGAATGTGTTCGCCGGTTTTCCACGGCTTCCTCGTAGGTGCTTTTTCCTGTCAGCTTTTCCCATCCCTCCATGAAAACCTGTTTATTTCAATTTCTCACCACGTTCTAGCATTTCCTCGTTGATTGCTCGAGACTTCATGAGGAAGACACCGTACCAAGTGGTTATTGTGGGAGGAGGGATATCCGGCCTCGCCACGTCGTATGCCATCATGGAAGAAGCTGAGAAAACCCAGACGGCCGTACAATGCACAGTCGTTGAACGAGATCCCAGATGGGGTGGGAAAATTCTGACACATGTCACAGACAAGTATCTGATTGAAGGGGGACCTGACTCCTTTCTCACTTCAAAGCCGTGGGCGCTCGAATTGTGCCGGACCCTGGGGCTTCAAGATCAATTAATTTCTACCAACTCACAACACAATCAAACGTTTTCATTTTGCCGGGGTGCCTTGAGAGAACTTCCACAAGGATTATTGGCCTTTCGGCCACGACGGGTTGATACCCTTGTTTCTAGCGGACTCTTGTCCTGGGGTGGAATGCTTCGGATGGCGGCCGAGCGCTTTTGGCCAAGGCGGAATCCTTGGCCGGCAGACGAATCAATGGGCGAGTTTTTTCGTCGACGGTTTGGGACTGAAGCCTTCGAAAACCTCATTGAACCATTGGTGGCAGGCATCTATGCCGGGGATGCAGATGAACTGAGTATTGAGTCGACCTTTCCTCGATTTCGCGAATTAGAGCGAGAACATGGCAGTGTCATTAAAGGAATGCGGAAGGCTTTGGGCGCCGCGCCAGCCGCCCCGCGTTCCTCCGGTGATACTCCCACGATGTTTATGTCGCTTCGAGGGGGATTAGGGGAGCTCATTCGAACCTTAGTGGAGGCATTGCGCAGACGTGGAGTAGAATTAATTGGAGGTGCCGAGTGTCAGGAAATTCAGTCTCCGGCTCCTGAGTCTGGCGTATTTCACGTTATGTTGGATAATGGAGATCGGCTTCCAGCTGATGCCGTTGTGTTGGCCACTCCCGCCTATCAGACCGCTCAGTTGCTTCGTGCCATTCAGCCTGAAGCAGCGAGTCTGTTAGATGGCATTCCCTATGCCTCGACGGCTACGATTTCTATGGCCTATCCCCCTGAATCCATTAGGTCGCAGATTCGAGGATTCGGATTTGTTGTTCCTCGAAAAGAACAACGCCCATTGCTTGCGGCAACCTGGACTTCGTTAAAGTGGCCGGATAGGAGCAGGGCTGGAGAAACTCTGATTCGTTGTTACATCGGTGGTCGAGGGCGAGAGTCGGTTCTTGAGCAGGATGATGACTCACTTGTGGAGTGTGTTCGGGGAGAATTAACGTCTTTGGTCGGGATCACGACCGCTCCGACCTATACAGAAGTCCATCGATGGAAGCAGGGAATGCCTCAATATGTGCTCGGACATCGGGACCGGTTGGCGAAGCTTCAGGAACACTTAGCTCATTCGCCAGGTCTCTATGTGACAGGAGCAGGAATGTATGGCATCGGTATCCCTGATTGTATCCGAGAAGCCACGAGGGTTGGAAAACAGCTACTACAGGATTATGCTGCTCACCATTCAGCAAAGAAATCTGGACGCACGGTATCCGGTTGAGGAGGAACTGAAAGAGCAGATGGAAGAGATTGTTCGGGCTCATGCCTGTGTGAGTGGAACAGTTCAAGGAGTCGGATTTCGAGCATTTGTACAAATGCAGGCCAACAGGAGGTCATTGCATGGATGGGTGCGAAACCGCGCTGGAGGAGAAGTCGAATTGGAAGTGGAGGGGCCACACGCCTCTGTTCAGACCTTTCTCCACACTCTCCACAAAGGGCCTCCTCTCTCTCAAGTTCTTCAGGTAATAGTTGACTGGAAAGACCCAAACAGGCAAACTGAAGGGTTCCAAATCCTTCGTACTTTTCTGTAAGGGATAGAGGGCGGTGCGGATCGGATAATTCCGATATAAAAGTTAGAAGAAACCACAGGTCTTATCAAGATTGAGTAGTTTATCTATGGACTATAAAGCGCATATTCGAGAGGTTCCTGATTTTCCTAAGCCGGGTATCCTCTTTTATGATATTACGCCCTTATTAAATAATCCTGTTTGCTTTCGTTCCATTATTGATGAATGCATTCGACACTACCAGGATGCCGGTATTACCAGGGTGGTTGGGATTGAATCACGAGGGTTTATTTTAGGAAGCCCATTGGCGTATCACTTGAATGCCGGATTTGTCCCTGTCCGGAAGCCTGGCAAATTACCGGCCGATGTGTTTGAGGTCAATTATAATTTAGAGTATGGCTCGACGACGTTGTCGATTCATCGTGATGCGATTCAAGAGGGAGAGCGAGTGCTTGTGGTTGACGATCTCCTTGCGACTGGAGGAACGGCCGGGGCGACAGTCCATCTCATTCGGCAACTGGGTGGAGATATTGCCGGCGTGGTGTTTTTAGTGGAATTACTTGGGCTTGAAGGACGAAACAAATTAAACGGGTGTGAAATTCACTCCCTGATTACGTATGAATAAGGACAAAGACTTTACTCGTATTGCATGATGCAACGGGGAAGGTGTGCGCAGACATTGATCCTCCAGTCGTGTGAGAGAATGGTTAACTTTCGAAGGAAGAAAGGAATGTAGTATGGCCGAAAGACCAGTAAAGAAAGAAACGAAAGCGACGGTCACCGCCGGGACGAAAAAAACCACAGCAAAAGCCACTTCCACAACCCCTGCTCCGCGGAAGCCGGCGAAAGCTCAAACAGAGGATCGTCATGTGGCGTTAAAGGAAATTCTCTTGGCCAAACGGGAAGCGCTGATTCAAGAAATCAAACAACAGCTTGGTCAATCAGTGACAGAAGAACAACAACGCCGGCTGGAAGCGGCGATGGACAGCGGGGACCAGGCGCTGGTGGATTTGGATCGCGAAATGGGGATTTCGCTTCAAGAAATGCGAAATCGCGAACGACAACTGATTGATGATGCCTTGGATAGTTTGGATGAAGGCACCTATGGTGTGTGCGCAGAATGTGGGGGCGAGATCAATGAAAAGCGTTTGCAAGCGCTTCCGTTTGCGCGTTTGTGTGTCGAGTGTAAATCCAAACGAGAACTGATGGAAAAAATTGAACGATCGGAACAGCGGCAATAATCAGAAGGATTGCTGCATCTGCTCTCTGACCCTGTCTAATTGGGAGTGGCATACACTCATCCAATTCGACAAATGCGTTTTGCGCCTTCAACTTTCTTTCCAACAAAACCTGAGGCCGTGACTGATTTTTCCTTATACCCCTCTGCTAACCATCTGATAGGCGAGAGGAAAAGGGTTCAGGGAACATTCTCGTATGCCTAAGTCAAGAATTGTTGTTCTAGCAAGTGGCGGGTTGGATTCCACGGTGACGGCCGCCATTGCCAAATCAGAAGGACATGAGCTGTATTTCCTGACTATTGATTATGGACAGCGTCATCGAACGGAAATTGATTGTGCGCATAAAATTTCTGAATATTTTGAGGTCAAAGAACACAAAATAGTCCAACTGGACTTACGAACGTTTGGGGGATCGGCCTTAACCGATCAGATACCGGTTCCCGCCCATCAGCCCGCACGGGATCGTGAACGGCAGATTCCCATCACCTATGTTCCGGCCAGAAATACCATTTTCTTAAGTTTGGCGCTGGCCTATGCCGAGGTGTTGGGTGCCACCAGTATTTTTTTTGGGGCCAACATTCGTGACTATTCCGGCTATCCGGATTGTCGGCCGGCATTTATTGAGGCATTCAAGGAGGTGGCCCGTCTCGGCACACAAATGGGATTGGAAGGTCGACAGATCGACATTCTCGCTCCGCTGCTCTTTTTGACCAAACGTGAAATTATCCAAAAAGGACATGCCTTAGGGGTGCCTTTTCAATGGACGAATAGTTGTTATAATCCAGGACGACATAATCAACCGTGCGGACAATGTGATAGTTGCGTAATTCGTCAAGAGGGATTTCAAGAGGCCCAACTTCCCGATCCGCTACTGGCCGGATAAATATGAGGCTGTGGCCACGTCTGATTGTGACCGAGTATGGGTGTAAAGGAATTTGGACATGAACCATCATTCTAAAGGGACAATTCTCCGGGGTTTTGCAGGGCTTCTTTGTTGGTTTGTTATTGGCTGTTCTGAGAATGGGACGAGTGCCGGGGAATCTTCTGCTCCCGCATCCATCGCACAAATATCGGTAGTAAAAGATCTTCCAACAGAATTCAAAGAAGGCGAGGAAAAATTTAATGCCTTTTGTTCTCCTTGCCATGGTTCCCAAGCCTCGGGAACGGGTCAAGGTCCTCCATTAGTTCATAAGATTTATGAACCCAGTCATCATGCGGATTTTGCTTTTCAGCGGGCTGCGGCCCAGGGAGTCAAAGCCCACCATTGGAAGTTCGGGAACATGCCGAAGATCGAAGGCGTGACCGCCGATGATGTCACGCAGATTATTGGCTACATCAGGTGGCTTCAACGCCAAGCAGGAATTTCCTAAGGCACCCCAGGGCGTCGTCCAGTTCGGCTTTCTTCTGTCACCATGGCCATCGTGGGAATACTGCCTGTTGTTTAATCTCACGGATTGACCCCGTTTAAAGCCAGATCCTTCACGGCATACTTCGTTCCAGTTCATTGACCAGTCCTTGGATTCTTGTAAATCCCGCTTGCCAGAAAGTCGTGGAGTTGATATCCACCTGTAGGGGTTTGAGCAAGTCTTGTGGGCTGGCCGACCCACCTCCTGAAAGCAATTGTAAATATCGAGGGACGAAGGAGGATCCTTCTGTTTGATAGCGTTGAAAAAGCGACAGTACTAATAAACTGCCAAAGCTGTAGGCGTAGCAATAAAACGGACTGCCAAAAATATGGGGAATGGCTAGCCACTCCCATTGAAACTCCTGGTCCACGGGTAAGCGAGGCCCGAATTGCTCACGAAGGAGTGCCAGGTAGGTTTGAGCAAGAGCATCAATGGTCGCGCCTTGTTGAACCATCTGATGAGCTTGCCGTTCAAATTGAACAAAATAGGCCTGTCGCATAATGGTGGCATACGCATCGTCGAGTTGATCGACAAGAAGTCCCGCCTTGACCTTAGGGTCCTTTTCCTGTTGGAGAAGTAAATCCGAAAGCAGGTGCTCGCCAAACACAGAGGCCGTTTCCGCCAGAGGGAGCGACGAATGAAATGTGAAAATGGAATGCTCCTTTGCCATCATGGCATGAACGGCATGTCCCAGTTCATGGGCTAGCGTCGAGACATCACGTGGCTCTCCCGTAAAATTCACCAGTACGTAGGGAGTCTGTGTCGGGAGGACGCTATAGCAAAAGGCCCCACCCATTTTCCCTGGTCGAATCGCAGCATCAAGATGGTTTTCTTCAAGAACCTGCTTCGCCCGTTGAGCCAATTCAGGGGAAAAGGCTTGATAGGCTTCCATCACAAGTTCTTTCGCCCTGGCAAATGAATATTTTGATTTCTTCGCCGTGAAGGGAGCATACAAATCGTATCGTTGAAATTGTTTCATCTTCAGCAGCCGTCCCTTTAACCGAAAATATTCCTGGAAAATGACGGCATTCTTTCGACAGGTTTTGAGCAGAGCATCAACGGCTTTTTCGGGGACATCATTTGTGACATTGCGCACGGCCATAGGCGAGGCGTAATGCCGCAAGGTGAGACCTTCATTACCCCAATCCTGAACCAGGCTTTTATACATTTCTCCAAGAGCATCACGGTGTTCACCGTAGACCTTAAAGAGGGCATGGTAGGCTTCTCGACGAACCGAAGCTAATGGATGCCGGACATATCCCATGAGTTGTTCGCGGGTCAGACGGGTAGTCCGGCCTTTTATTTTCATAGGAAATGTCAAACTATTCGTGGTAACGCCATACAATGTTTCGAGAGCCTGGCGACCGGTCGTACTTTTAATGGTTAAAATTCGTTCCTCAGACTCACTCAAGGTATGCGGTGTGAATCGAGTCAAGGTGTCAAGATGATATCGAAATCGCTCGGCTTTTTCGGTCAGCCGGGCCGCGTTGGTGGGATCGAGGCTTTGCCACCAGAGGTCAAGAAAGACCAGTCGATTTGAAAAATCTGTCAGTCGGTTCCGTACCTGGGTGTCAAACGCCCGGGCTTCCTGATTTTTCGTATTTTCCGAAAACCATAAAGACGAAAAAGCCCGCAACGTCGTCATTTGCTCGGTGACGGTTTCGTATTGCTCCCAGATTTTTTTGAAACGGGCGGCAGAAATATCGGGGCATAAATGCGGTCGTACGGCCTCGAGTTCAGAAATCAGGGAGTCAAGCTTTTTGGTGATCCGCTTGAAGTCTTTGGTCGGATGGCGCAAGAGACCTTGAAGGTCCCAGGATGGAAGAGTCTTCGACATATGTGCTCCTTTTTGAGGCTATAGTGAACGGTATATTCTATTTGGAAGGGTGGTTGTGTCCTCCTTCGCTAAAGCTTCGGCGGACAGCCTTCGTCCTTTCTACTTCGGTAGTTTACTTGGTGGAATTTTGGCTCTCTTCTGTGCTGGCTTGCCAGCCGAAGCCTTGGCGAAGGCTGGCGGAGGGGGTGGGATTCGAACCCACGGTCGCTTTCACGACGCCGGTTTTCAAGACCGGTCTATTCGACCACTCTAGCACCCCTCCGAATCATTTAGAGTCAAAAACTTGAGGATTGTTGGTAGGACTGACTCTCACCTAATTGCGGACCTAGCTCTTATTGCTCGACAAGAGGCTCCTTTTAAAGGGAGATGACTTGAATCTCACCACGCTCATCTCCATACAAGCCTATAGTAGCCGACTGAGGCGGGAATGTGAACTCTCCGGCTTAAGCAAATTTGTTGAGAGTTGGTGGAAAGATTGTGTCATTTCACCAGTCTGAAGATCACATGCATGTTTGGGGAACATCAACATTTTCCTGCTGGAACAGCACCCGGACTGATGACGCTAACCCCGTTCATATAAGGTTGCAATGCGGGGGGAATTTTTACGGTCCCGTCGGCTTGTTGATAATTCTCCAGAATTGCGACCACGGTTCGACCAATAGCCAGACCTGAGCCATTGAGCGTGTGGAGGAATTGAGGCTTGTCCTTCTTGGAGCGGAAGCGAATATTGGCTCGGCGGGCTTGAAACGCCTCAAAATTACTACAGGATGAAATCTCTCGATACCGTTGCTGCGAGGGAACCCAGACTTCAAGATCGTAGGTCTTCGCGGCGGAAAATCCCAGGTCGCCGGAGCATAAGGCGACGACACGATAGGGGAGTGCCAATTTTTGGAGAATGGATTCGGCCGCTTGGGTCAGTTGTTCCAGCTGGTCATAGGAATCCTCTGGTTGGACAAAGTTGACCAGCTCCACTTTTTGAAATTGGTGCATGCGAATCAGACCTTGTGTGTCTTTTCCGTATGATCCGGCCTCTCGGCGAAAGCAGGAGGTATACGCGACGAAGCGAATCGGGAGCTGTTCTGCATCTAGGATTTCTTCTCGAAACAGGTTGGTGACGGGAACTTCTGCCGTGGGAATGAGAAAGAAATCTTCTTCAGAAAGATGAAAGAGATCCTCGGCGAATTTGGGTAACTGGCCGGTGCCTGTCATGGAGGGCCGGTTGACGAGCATGGGGGGCAGCACTTCGGTATAGCCGTGTTCTTGGATATGGCAATCAAGCATGAAATTGGCCAGGGCCCGTTCCAATTGCGCGCCAAGGCCCATCGACACGCAAAATCTGGCTCCGGCAATTTTAGTGGCCCGTTTGAAATCGAGAATGCCGAGTGCCTCACCCAGATCTTGATGCGACCGGGCTTCAAAAGGAAATTTCTGAGGCGTGCCCCATTGTCGCACCTCCACGTTATCGTGTTCGTCCTTCCCCGGCGGGACCGACTCATGCGGAATATTGGGAATTCTGAGGGCGTGGTCTTGTAGTTGTTCTTCGGTGGTGCGTAATTCTACGTCCATGGTCTGGATGCGGTCACGAATGTCGCGAAGAGCGGTTGTGGCATCCTCACTGGGTTGTTTGGTACGTTTCAGTTCGCCAATTCGATCCGATCCTTTTTTGAGCTGGTGGCGAAGTTCTTCGCTTTGGGTGATGAGCACCCGTCGCTGTGCCGCTAGGGTCTGGACGGTTTCCCAGGGAATATCGTCGGCTCTAGCACCGAGTTGGGAGCGGAGAGAGTCGAGTTGGTCGCTAAGGATTCGGATATCGTGCATGGTGGCCTGGCAGGGAAATCGAATCTATCATGAGTCCCCATCTCAGTCAATGAATGAAAACCTGAAAATCCTTTTCATTCCGGCCGCAGCCTAGCACTCATGCCCTATATCTTTCCTGCTGAAGACGTGTTTGTGGTCCTGGTGAGTTTGGTCATTGCGGGATTGCTGCTTTTTCGCTGGTATATAACTCAGAATCGTAAGAAATGATTCCCGTTGCCAACGAAAATAAAAATGCAGATGGTACGTTATCACCATCCTATTAGATCAGCCATTCTTTAAAATTCCTGAGGTTAACGTGTCTGGCGCATTTGTGTTTTGTCTGAGCCCTCTTTATAATTCAAACCCTTTTTTTTTAATGTGAGGAATGATGTTACCGACACTTGGAATTTCGCGAACAGATAATCGACGGGCGGATGAACTCCGACCTGTCAAAATTACCCGTCCCTTTACCAAATATGCGGAAGGGTCAGTGCTCATTGAAATGGGAGAGACGAAGGTCGTCTGTACGGCTTCAGTGGAAGAAAAAGTCCCCCCATTTTTACGGGACAAGGGGC encodes:
- the hemE gene encoding uroporphyrinogen decarboxylase, giving the protein MNDRFIKACMRQPVDRTPVWFMRQAGRYMEEYQAIRRKYSILEVCKTPALAAEVTLQPINRFDLDAAIIFADILLPLQAMGLNLEFVEGKGPVIDNPIRGEMGIVDLRQVDGEAFAYAGEAIRQTLQALDNRVPLLGFAGAPFTLASYAIEGGSSRDYARTKHLMFSQPTVWHQLMSKLSVVVVEYLRVQSRAGAQAIQLFDSWVGSLSPGDYEEYVLPHVQNIFSALRVEGIPLIYFGTGTTGLLPLMRKAGSDVMGVDWRVRLDEAWRTIGFDVSIQGNLDPLVLFAPEKEIERRVKDIMQQAGGRPGHIFNLGHGILPNTPLHSVEFAIECVRRFSTASS
- the hemG gene encoding protoporphyrinogen oxidase, whose protein sequence is MRKTPYQVVIVGGGISGLATSYAIMEEAEKTQTAVQCTVVERDPRWGGKILTHVTDKYLIEGGPDSFLTSKPWALELCRTLGLQDQLISTNSQHNQTFSFCRGALRELPQGLLAFRPRRVDTLVSSGLLSWGGMLRMAAERFWPRRNPWPADESMGEFFRRRFGTEAFENLIEPLVAGIYAGDADELSIESTFPRFRELEREHGSVIKGMRKALGAAPAAPRSSGDTPTMFMSLRGGLGELIRTLVEALRRRGVELIGGAECQEIQSPAPESGVFHVMLDNGDRLPADAVVLATPAYQTAQLLRAIQPEAASLLDGIPYASTATISMAYPPESIRSQIRGFGFVVPRKEQRPLLAATWTSLKWPDRSRAGETLIRCYIGGRGRESVLEQDDDSLVECVRGELTSLVGITTAPTYTEVHRWKQGMPQYVLGHRDRLAKLQEHLAHSPGLYVTGAGMYGIGIPDCIREATRVGKQLLQDYAAHHSAKKSGRTVSG
- a CDS encoding acylphosphatase, with product MEEIVRAHACVSGTVQGVGFRAFVQMQANRRSLHGWVRNRAGGEVELEVEGPHASVQTFLHTLHKGPPLSQVLQVIVDWKDPNRQTEGFQILRTFL
- a CDS encoding adenine phosphoribosyltransferase encodes the protein MDYKAHIREVPDFPKPGILFYDITPLLNNPVCFRSIIDECIRHYQDAGITRVVGIESRGFILGSPLAYHLNAGFVPVRKPGKLPADVFEVNYNLEYGSTTLSIHRDAIQEGERVLVVDDLLATGGTAGATVHLIRQLGGDIAGVVFLVELLGLEGRNKLNGCEIHSLITYE
- a CDS encoding TraR/DksA family transcriptional regulator, translated to MAERPVKKETKATVTAGTKKTTAKATSTTPAPRKPAKAQTEDRHVALKEILLAKREALIQEIKQQLGQSVTEEQQRRLEAAMDSGDQALVDLDREMGISLQEMRNRERQLIDDALDSLDEGTYGVCAECGGEINEKRLQALPFARLCVECKSKRELMEKIERSEQRQ
- the queC gene encoding 7-cyano-7-deazaguanine synthase QueC, producing MPKSRIVVLASGGLDSTVTAAIAKSEGHELYFLTIDYGQRHRTEIDCAHKISEYFEVKEHKIVQLDLRTFGGSALTDQIPVPAHQPARDRERQIPITYVPARNTIFLSLALAYAEVLGATSIFFGANIRDYSGYPDCRPAFIEAFKEVARLGTQMGLEGRQIDILAPLLFLTKREIIQKGHALGVPFQWTNSCYNPGRHNQPCGQCDSCVIRQEGFQEAQLPDPLLAG
- a CDS encoding cytochrome c gives rise to the protein MNHHSKGTILRGFAGLLCWFVIGCSENGTSAGESSAPASIAQISVVKDLPTEFKEGEEKFNAFCSPCHGSQASGTGQGPPLVHKIYEPSHHADFAFQRAAAQGVKAHHWKFGNMPKIEGVTADDVTQIIGYIRWLQRQAGIS
- a CDS encoding M3 family oligoendopeptidase → MSKTLPSWDLQGLLRHPTKDFKRITKKLDSLISELEAVRPHLCPDISAARFKKIWEQYETVTEQMTTLRAFSSLWFSENTKNQEARAFDTQVRNRLTDFSNRLVFLDLWWQSLDPTNAARLTEKAERFRYHLDTLTRFTPHTLSESEERILTIKSTTGRQALETLYGVTTNSLTFPMKIKGRTTRLTREQLMGYVRHPLASVRREAYHALFKVYGEHRDALGEMYKSLVQDWGNEGLTLRHYASPMAVRNVTNDVPEKAVDALLKTCRKNAVIFQEYFRLKGRLLKMKQFQRYDLYAPFTAKKSKYSFARAKELVMEAYQAFSPELAQRAKQVLEENHLDAAIRPGKMGGAFCYSVLPTQTPYVLVNFTGEPRDVSTLAHELGHAVHAMMAKEHSIFTFHSSLPLAETASVFGEHLLSDLLLQQEKDPKVKAGLLVDQLDDAYATIMRQAYFVQFERQAHQMVQQGATIDALAQTYLALLREQFGPRLPVDQEFQWEWLAIPHIFGSPFYCYAYSFGSLLVLSLFQRYQTEGSSFVPRYLQLLSGGGSASPQDLLKPLQVDINSTTFWQAGFTRIQGLVNELERSMP
- the serS gene encoding serine--tRNA ligase, whose amino-acid sequence is MHDIRILSDQLDSLRSQLGARADDIPWETVQTLAAQRRVLITQSEELRHQLKKGSDRIGELKRTKQPSEDATTALRDIRDRIQTMDVELRTTEEQLQDHALRIPNIPHESVPPGKDEHDNVEVRQWGTPQKFPFEARSHQDLGEALGILDFKRATKIAGARFCVSMGLGAQLERALANFMLDCHIQEHGYTEVLPPMLVNRPSMTGTGQLPKFAEDLFHLSEEDFFLIPTAEVPVTNLFREEILDAEQLPIRFVAYTSCFRREAGSYGKDTQGLIRMHQFQKVELVNFVQPEDSYDQLEQLTQAAESILQKLALPYRVVALCSGDLGFSAAKTYDLEVWVPSQQRYREISSCSNFEAFQARRANIRFRSKKDKPQFLHTLNGSGLAIGRTVVAILENYQQADGTVKIPPALQPYMNGVSVISPGAVPAGKC